A genomic window from Streptomyces sp. 846.5 includes:
- a CDS encoding PQQ-binding-like beta-propeller repeat protein, with the protein MAEEVDQLTAHDPRRIGPFEVLGRLGAGGMGLVYLARSSAGRRVAIKTVRAELAEDQLFRVRFAREIAAARTVSGFYTAAVVEADADAPVPWLATAYIPAPSLEDLVAECGPMPVGAVRWLVAGIAEALQSIHAAGLVHRDLKPSNVLVTEDGPRVIDFGIAAGVSHTRLTMTNVAVGTPAYMSPEQARDSRSVTGASDVFSLGSMLVYAATGHAPYHGANPVETVFMLLRESPDLSGLAPDLAPLVKACMRPAPERRLTPAQIQSELAPHLYSNGDGDDDSRDWLPPSALELIDRKRGRRNTPPPPVPVPVPAPVPLAGPVAAPVAAPSAGYDPRTAHPAPAAQPSALDEHAPTKKVYPAAGGGRRHAGAPDPEQAPVAGPVPSTTPTPVVQLLGGSVAIGPGVKAGESGGPRPDDSLPPAATGWVRRVPGQSPERQGAAASEPAAAVPAPPTSGSRWRPWRFRMSNDVWGVPQVSDGVLYVTSFEVHALDIATGRRRFKTRDVAWAMSVADGQVHAADGPSLFTLAAADGAERWRVTLDGWTYSLDAGGGALVAGTRGGGVQVRSAIDGSQMWQVGDAQQEYESPQSGPCVVGDSVYYYGGGMLRALDLTTGRPRWAFPVGEDVPSRPVLRQGVLHLTSGARVLALDEETGEERWRFKAPVVLFTPPTLDDQGNLFAADYLGAVFALDTGTGALRWQARTGGRQGIDPVIHEDGTVLVGSGDTVFAFAARDGEERWRHTARGELTGSPAAFGGLVHFGSRDHSLYTLDLTTGRLRWKLDTGGEITGSPVAVDGRVFACSKDRCVYALDAARGTATRD; encoded by the coding sequence GTGGCTGAGGAAGTGGACCAGCTGACGGCGCACGATCCCAGGCGGATCGGCCCCTTCGAGGTGCTCGGGCGCCTCGGCGCGGGCGGAATGGGGCTGGTCTACCTGGCCAGGTCCTCCGCGGGCCGACGGGTGGCGATCAAGACCGTGCGCGCGGAGCTGGCCGAGGACCAGCTGTTCCGGGTGCGTTTCGCCCGTGAGATCGCGGCGGCCCGCACCGTCTCCGGCTTCTACACCGCGGCCGTGGTCGAGGCCGACGCCGACGCCCCGGTGCCCTGGCTGGCCACCGCCTACATCCCGGCGCCGTCGCTGGAGGACCTGGTCGCCGAGTGCGGTCCGATGCCAGTGGGCGCCGTGCGCTGGCTGGTCGCCGGGATCGCCGAGGCGCTGCAGTCGATCCACGCCGCCGGACTGGTGCACCGCGACCTCAAGCCCTCGAACGTGCTGGTGACCGAGGACGGACCGCGGGTGATCGACTTCGGCATCGCGGCCGGGGTCTCGCACACCCGGCTGACCATGACGAACGTCGCCGTCGGCACCCCCGCCTACATGTCGCCCGAGCAGGCCAGGGACAGCCGCAGCGTGACCGGGGCCAGCGACGTGTTCTCGCTGGGCTCGATGCTGGTCTACGCGGCGACCGGGCACGCCCCGTACCACGGGGCCAACCCGGTGGAGACGGTGTTCATGCTGCTCCGCGAGTCCCCGGACCTGTCCGGGCTGGCCCCGGACCTGGCCCCGCTGGTGAAGGCCTGCATGCGCCCGGCGCCGGAGCGGCGGCTGACCCCGGCCCAGATCCAGTCCGAGCTGGCCCCGCACCTCTACTCCAACGGCGACGGGGACGACGACTCCCGCGACTGGCTGCCGCCGTCCGCGCTGGAACTGATCGACCGCAAGCGGGGGCGGCGGAACACACCCCCGCCGCCGGTCCCGGTGCCCGTCCCCGCGCCGGTGCCCCTGGCGGGCCCGGTGGCGGCTCCGGTGGCCGCGCCGTCCGCCGGCTACGACCCCAGGACCGCGCACCCGGCGCCGGCGGCCCAGCCGTCAGCCCTGGACGAGCACGCGCCGACGAAGAAGGTCTACCCGGCCGCGGGCGGCGGCCGCCGGCACGCGGGTGCGCCCGATCCGGAGCAGGCGCCGGTGGCGGGTCCGGTGCCGTCCACGACACCCACCCCGGTGGTGCAGCTGCTCGGCGGCTCCGTCGCCATCGGCCCGGGGGTCAAGGCGGGCGAGAGCGGCGGCCCCAGGCCGGACGACTCGCTGCCGCCCGCCGCCACCGGCTGGGTGCGGCGGGTTCCGGGTCAGAGCCCTGAACGGCAGGGCGCGGCGGCGTCCGAGCCCGCTGCCGCCGTGCCCGCGCCGCCCACCTCGGGGTCGCGCTGGCGGCCCTGGCGGTTCCGGATGTCCAATGACGTCTGGGGAGTGCCGCAGGTCAGCGACGGTGTGCTGTACGTGACCAGCTTCGAGGTGCACGCCCTGGACATCGCCACCGGTCGCCGCCGCTTCAAGACCCGCGACGTCGCCTGGGCGATGTCCGTGGCGGACGGCCAGGTCCACGCCGCCGACGGCCCCAGCCTGTTCACCCTCGCCGCGGCGGACGGCGCCGAGCGCTGGCGGGTCACCCTGGACGGCTGGACGTACTCGCTGGACGCGGGCGGCGGCGCGCTGGTCGCCGGGACCAGGGGCGGCGGCGTCCAGGTCCGCTCGGCGATCGACGGCAGCCAGATGTGGCAGGTCGGGGACGCCCAGCAGGAGTACGAGAGCCCGCAGTCCGGCCCCTGCGTGGTGGGCGACTCGGTCTACTACTACGGCGGCGGGATGCTCCGCGCCCTGGACCTGACGACGGGTCGGCCGCGCTGGGCGTTCCCGGTCGGCGAGGACGTGCCCTCCCGGCCGGTGCTGCGCCAGGGCGTGCTGCACCTGACGTCAGGCGCGCGGGTGCTGGCCCTGGACGAGGAGACCGGGGAGGAGCGCTGGCGCTTCAAGGCCCCGGTGGTGCTGTTCACCCCGCCGACCCTGGACGACCAGGGCAACCTCTTCGCCGCCGACTACCTCGGCGCGGTCTTCGCCCTGGACACCGGCACGGGTGCGCTGCGCTGGCAGGCCCGCACCGGCGGCCGCCAGGGGATCGACCCGGTGATCCACGAGGACGGAACCGTCCTGGTCGGCAGCGGCGACACCGTCTTCGCCTTCGCGGCCCGCGACGGCGAGGAGCGGTGGCGTCACACCGCACGCGGCGAGCTCACCGGGTCTCCGGCGGCGTTCGGCGGGCTGGTCCACTTCGGCAGCCGGGACCACTCGCTCTACACCCTGGACCTGACCACGGGACGGCTCCGCTGGAAGCTCGACACCGGCGGAGAGATCACCGGATCCCCGGTGGCGGTGGACGGCCGCGTGTTTGCTTGCAGCAAAGACCGCTGCGTCTACGCCCTGGACGCCGCCCGCGGAACCGCTACGCGGGACTGA
- a CDS encoding cyclopropane-fatty-acyl-phospholipid synthase family protein yields MTKTQQTELRKALPGQGTAGQLVPVLEDLLGAELPIRLRTWDGGEAGPAGAPVLELRNRRALRHLIWRPDELGLARAYVSGDLDIPEDSDLYEVLDAVVRLVEETETASLRPNPREIFGPRGRRLLRTALGAGAIGPRPPLPAEEATRVKVAGSRHSLMRDRKAISHHYDVGNDFYRLVLGPSMVYSCAYWPPGTHSLEAAQEAKLDLICRKLGLHPGMRLLDVGCGWGSLLLHAAEHYGVEGVGVTLSTEQARGARERIEEAGLSSRLTVRLQDYRLVDDGPYDAISSIGMAEHVGSEQFRRYGTQLYGLLRPGGRLLNHQIARRPNLPGEHYRMSPFIAAYVFPDGDLAPVGHTVSLLEESGFEIRDLESLREHYALTLRAWVANLEADWDRAVKLSTRGRARVWRLYMAASALAFEQNRIGVNQILAVRTGTDGDSGLPSSREEWLDRVVLPAADGSSDPGSGGPSA; encoded by the coding sequence GTGACAAAGACACAACAGACAGAGCTCCGGAAGGCGCTGCCGGGGCAGGGCACGGCCGGCCAGCTGGTCCCGGTCCTGGAGGACCTCCTCGGGGCCGAACTGCCGATCCGGCTCCGCACCTGGGACGGCGGGGAGGCCGGGCCGGCCGGCGCCCCCGTCCTGGAGCTGCGGAACCGGCGGGCCCTGCGGCACCTGATCTGGCGTCCGGACGAGCTGGGGCTGGCCCGGGCCTATGTCTCCGGCGATCTGGATATCCCCGAGGACAGCGACCTCTACGAGGTGCTCGACGCGGTGGTGCGCCTGGTCGAGGAGACCGAAACGGCGAGCCTGCGTCCGAACCCCCGCGAGATCTTCGGCCCGCGGGGCCGCCGCCTGCTCCGCACCGCGCTCGGCGCCGGGGCGATCGGCCCGCGGCCGCCGCTGCCGGCGGAGGAGGCGACCCGGGTCAAGGTCGCCGGCAGCCGGCACTCGCTGATGCGCGACCGCAAGGCCATCAGCCACCACTACGACGTCGGCAACGACTTCTACCGGCTGGTCCTGGGCCCGTCCATGGTCTACTCCTGCGCCTACTGGCCGCCCGGGACGCACAGCCTGGAGGCGGCCCAGGAGGCCAAGCTCGACCTGATCTGCCGCAAGCTGGGCCTGCACCCCGGCATGCGGCTGCTGGACGTCGGCTGCGGCTGGGGCTCGCTGCTGCTGCACGCCGCCGAGCACTACGGCGTCGAGGGCGTCGGCGTGACGCTCTCGACCGAGCAGGCCCGCGGCGCCCGCGAACGCATCGAGGAGGCCGGGCTGTCCAGCCGGCTGACGGTCCGCCTGCAGGACTACCGCCTGGTGGACGACGGCCCGTACGACGCCATCTCCAGCATCGGCATGGCCGAGCACGTCGGCTCCGAGCAGTTCCGCCGCTACGGCACCCAGCTGTACGGGCTGCTGCGCCCGGGCGGCCGCCTGTTGAACCACCAGATCGCCCGGCGCCCCAACCTGCCCGGGGAGCACTACCGGATGAGCCCCTTCATCGCGGCCTACGTCTTCCCCGACGGGGACCTCGCCCCGGTCGGGCACACCGTCAGCCTGCTGGAGGAGTCCGGCTTCGAGATCCGCGACCTGGAGTCGCTGCGCGAGCACTACGCCCTGACGCTGCGGGCCTGGGTCGCCAATCTGGAGGCCGACTGGGACCGCGCGGTCAAGCTCTCCACCCGGGGCCGGGCCCGGGTCTGGCGGCTCTACATGGCCGCCTCGGCGCTGGCCTTCGAGCAGAACCGGATCGGGGTGAACCAGATCCTCGCGGTACGCACCGGAACTGACGGCGACAGCGGGCTGCCGTCCAGCCGGGAGGAGTGGCTGGACCGGGTCGTCCTGCCTGCAGCGGACGGGTCCTCAGACCCGGGATCCGGCGGTCCGTCAGCCTGA
- a CDS encoding TetR family transcriptional regulator translates to MTGQVRTVDGRVAGRRGQATRQKLLECLSEMLSTSPYRDVKVIDVARMAGTSPATFYQYFPDVEGAVLEIADGMAREGAALKDLVAEKSWAGKSGYQTAEELVEGFLNFWRDNEAILRVVTLGSAEGDKRFFKIRMKILNAVTNSLTDSLKAMQDTGKADKSISAPAVAGSLVAMLAAVAEHQKGFDSWGVKAKELKPSLALLVYLGMTGKKPPK, encoded by the coding sequence ATGACAGGACAAGTTCGCACCGTCGACGGGCGTGTCGCCGGGCGACGCGGGCAGGCGACGCGGCAGAAGCTGCTCGAATGCCTTAGCGAGATGCTCAGCACATCGCCCTACCGGGACGTCAAGGTCATCGACGTCGCCCGGATGGCCGGTACCTCCCCCGCAACGTTCTACCAGTACTTCCCCGACGTCGAGGGCGCTGTCCTCGAGATCGCGGATGGAATGGCTCGGGAAGGCGCCGCCCTGAAGGACCTGGTCGCCGAGAAGTCGTGGGCCGGCAAGTCCGGCTACCAGACGGCTGAGGAGCTGGTGGAAGGCTTCCTCAACTTCTGGCGCGACAACGAGGCCATTCTCCGCGTGGTGACGCTGGGATCGGCGGAAGGGGACAAGCGGTTCTTCAAGATCCGCATGAAGATCCTCAACGCCGTGACCAACTCGCTCACGGACTCCCTCAAGGCCATGCAGGACACCGGGAAGGCGGACAAGTCGATCAGCGCACCGGCTGTCGCCGGCTCCCTGGTGGCCATGCTGGCCGCCGTCGCCGAGCACCAGAAGGGCTTCGACTCCTGGGGCGTCAAGGCCAAGGAGCTCA